A region from the Candidatus Eisenbacteria bacterium genome encodes:
- a CDS encoding fused MFS/spermidine synthase: protein MSRAVLALLLFGSGTAALVYQILWAKQLSLVVGVDVYAVTTVVSAFFAGLALGGAWLGRRADRSPRPLALYAGLELGVAVTGAATTLVLAALPPPYVALERTIGHAAWLLPFVIIAIPATLMGGTLPALVRAAAPTAERVSGTSGRLYAANTAGAVVGALATPLVLVPAVGVRGAGLAAAATNVLLAVVARGLAGRATVAPAATATAPIEAPLALGLYAVAGAVALGYEVVWSQAVVQFVNTRAYAFALVLAVYLTGLVLGSAVYARFADRVRQPWTAFGVLEAGAGIAALASFALLGVWLPRLQGQTYATLLGATGSLPIAVAGQMLWAPLVLLFIPTLLLGAAFPAAARLVCGPEHVGRDVGSVVAINTVGGIAGTLATGFVVLPALGLRTTLALLAVAAVVVGAIAVVRGAAHRGRALAGCALVLAATIAAGVAVPRDHLARLLVATRSGTLDAYEEGPGGTVAVVVEPWRPKDFRRLYIQGVSNSNDGLMSRRYMRLQTLIPLLIHQGEPKSVLVVGLGTGITCGTTLVYPGLERRVCAELLPAVVRTVGRFEGNNDVAKDPRIDLRIRDGRHELLRSDETYDVITLEPPPPTAAGVVNLYSRDFYELCRSRLAPNGIMAQWFPLAQQTDADARSLVRSFLDVFPYVTLWSTEMHETLLVGSMEPQRLDIATIAERFMIPSVQEALANVGIANPVAFLATYLTDRQGLETFAAGGLPTTDDRPRLEHAALVRRQDLLDVLGRLLALKTDPVVAGGNQDVDRAIAVERERLHTFYRAAMLWYAGKLDEMNPLLKRVLDEDGSNPYYRWFVGAAG, encoded by the coding sequence GTGTCGCGCGCCGTGCTCGCCCTGCTCCTCTTCGGCTCGGGGACGGCCGCGCTCGTCTACCAGATCCTGTGGGCGAAGCAGCTGAGCCTCGTCGTCGGCGTCGACGTCTACGCGGTGACGACGGTCGTGAGCGCCTTCTTTGCGGGGCTCGCGCTCGGCGGCGCCTGGCTCGGCCGCCGCGCCGATCGGAGCCCGCGTCCCCTCGCGCTCTACGCCGGGCTCGAGCTGGGGGTCGCCGTGACCGGCGCGGCGACGACGCTCGTGCTCGCCGCGCTGCCACCCCCGTACGTGGCGCTCGAGCGCACGATCGGCCATGCCGCCTGGCTCCTGCCGTTCGTGATCATCGCGATCCCGGCAACGCTGATGGGCGGCACGCTTCCCGCCCTCGTGCGCGCGGCGGCGCCGACCGCGGAGCGCGTGAGCGGCACGAGCGGCCGTCTCTACGCCGCGAACACGGCGGGCGCCGTCGTCGGCGCGCTGGCGACGCCGCTCGTGCTCGTGCCGGCGGTCGGCGTGCGGGGCGCGGGGCTCGCCGCCGCCGCGACGAACGTCCTGCTCGCCGTCGTCGCGCGTGGGCTCGCCGGTCGCGCGACGGTCGCGCCCGCGGCGACGGCCACGGCGCCGATCGAAGCGCCGCTCGCGCTCGGCCTCTACGCCGTCGCGGGCGCCGTCGCGCTCGGCTACGAGGTCGTCTGGTCGCAGGCCGTCGTCCAGTTCGTCAACACGCGAGCCTACGCGTTCGCGCTCGTGCTCGCCGTCTATTTGACCGGGCTCGTCCTCGGGAGCGCCGTGTACGCGCGCTTTGCCGACCGCGTGCGCCAGCCGTGGACGGCCTTCGGCGTGCTCGAGGCCGGCGCGGGCATCGCGGCGCTCGCGTCGTTCGCCCTGCTCGGCGTGTGGCTGCCGCGCCTGCAGGGACAGACCTATGCGACGCTCTTGGGTGCGACCGGCTCGCTGCCGATCGCCGTGGCCGGACAGATGCTGTGGGCGCCGCTCGTGCTGCTCTTCATCCCGACCCTGCTCCTGGGCGCCGCCTTTCCGGCGGCGGCGCGCCTGGTCTGCGGGCCCGAGCACGTCGGGCGCGACGTCGGCAGCGTGGTCGCGATCAACACCGTCGGCGGCATCGCGGGCACGCTCGCGACCGGCTTCGTCGTCCTCCCCGCCCTCGGCCTGCGTACGACGCTCGCGCTCCTCGCCGTAGCGGCCGTGGTGGTGGGCGCCATCGCCGTCGTGCGCGGTGCCGCACACCGGGGCCGCGCGCTCGCGGGCTGCGCGCTCGTCCTCGCCGCGACGATCGCCGCCGGGGTCGCCGTGCCGCGCGACCACCTGGCGCGCCTGCTGGTCGCGACCCGGAGCGGAACGCTCGACGCGTACGAGGAGGGACCCGGAGGCACGGTCGCGGTCGTCGTCGAGCCGTGGCGGCCGAAGGACTTCCGCCGTCTCTACATCCAGGGCGTCTCGAACTCGAACGACGGCCTCATGTCGCGCCGCTACATGCGGTTGCAGACGCTGATCCCGCTCCTGATCCACCAGGGCGAGCCGAAGAGCGTGCTCGTCGTCGGCCTCGGCACCGGCATCACGTGCGGCACGACGCTCGTCTACCCGGGGCTCGAGCGCCGCGTGTGCGCCGAGCTGCTGCCCGCGGTCGTGCGAACCGTCGGCCGCTTCGAGGGCAACAACGACGTCGCGAAGGATCCTCGCATCGACCTCCGCATCCGCGACGGGCGGCACGAGCTGCTGCGCAGCGACGAGACCTACGACGTCATCACGCTCGAGCCGCCGCCGCCCACGGCCGCGGGCGTCGTGAACCTCTACTCGCGCGACTTCTACGAGCTCTGCCGCTCGCGCCTGGCGCCGAACGGCATCATGGCGCAGTGGTTCCCGCTCGCGCAGCAGACCGACGCGGACGCGCGCTCGCTCGTGCGCAGCTTCCTCGACGTGTTTCCCTACGTGACGCTCTGGTCGACCGAGATGCACGAGACCCTGCTGGTCGGCTCGATGGAGCCGCAGCGGCTCGACATCGCGACCATTGCCGAGCGCTTCATGATCCCGAGCGTGCAGGAAGCGCTCGCGAACGTGGGTATCGCGAATCCGGTCGCGTTTCTCGCGACCTACCTCACCGATCGCCAGGGTCTCGAGACGTTCGCCGCGGGCGGGCTGCCCACCACCGACGATCGCCCCCGGCTCGAGCATGCGGCGCTCGTGCGGCGCCAGGACCTCCTCGACGTGCTGGGGCGTCTGCTCGCGCTCAAGACCGACCCGGTCGTCGCGGGTGGCAACCAGGACGTCGACCGCGCGATCGCCGTCGAGCGCGAGCGCCTGCACACCTTCTACCGCGCGGCCATGCTCTGGTACGCCGGCAAGCTCGACGAGATGAACCCGCTCTTGAAGCGCGTCCTGGACGAGGATGGCTCGAACCCCTACTATCGCTGGTTCGTCGGCGCGGCCGGCTGA